The following proteins come from a genomic window of Tepidiforma thermophila:
- a CDS encoding acyl-CoA thioesterase produces the protein MTEAREAPGGAIREFLRQMTLEPADYDRFRGEPGQEEGRLFGGLVLAQAIVAAGRTASFGSIHSLHAYFLRAGKPQDPIDYTVERIREGRNFLTRRVTAVQAGHTIFEASVSFAAPEEGISHQAPMPEAPDPEGCPPWWTTIALPRMADIPPAMPERMRSRLGRPIDLRSAAAPTRADDGTGRLPARAVWGRMAEPLPEDPLLHAAALAYFSDSGLVATVAHHYGLWRPGGSSASLDHAMWFHRPPRFDDWVLYVSESPAAHAARAIMIAGMYDRSGTRIATVAQEGLFRAPREG, from the coding sequence ATGACGGAGGCACGGGAAGCCCCCGGCGGGGCGATTCGTGAGTTTTTGCGGCAGATGACGCTGGAGCCCGCAGATTACGACCGGTTCCGCGGTGAACCGGGACAGGAAGAGGGGCGCCTGTTCGGCGGGCTGGTGCTGGCGCAGGCGATTGTGGCGGCCGGGCGAACGGCGAGCTTTGGGTCGATCCACTCGCTCCATGCCTACTTCCTGCGGGCGGGCAAGCCGCAGGACCCGATCGACTACACGGTGGAGCGGATTCGCGAGGGACGGAACTTCCTGACCCGGCGAGTGACGGCGGTGCAGGCCGGGCACACCATCTTCGAGGCGTCGGTGAGCTTCGCCGCGCCGGAGGAGGGGATTTCGCACCAGGCGCCGATGCCTGAAGCGCCGGACCCGGAGGGCTGCCCGCCCTGGTGGACGACGATCGCGCTGCCGCGCATGGCGGACATCCCGCCGGCGATGCCGGAGCGGATGCGGAGCCGGCTGGGCCGGCCGATCGACCTGCGATCAGCGGCTGCGCCCACACGCGCGGACGATGGGACGGGGCGGCTGCCGGCGCGGGCAGTGTGGGGCCGGATGGCTGAGCCGCTCCCGGAGGACCCGCTGCTGCATGCAGCGGCGCTGGCCTACTTCAGCGACAGCGGCCTGGTGGCGACCGTTGCGCACCATTACGGGCTGTGGCGGCCCGGCGGAAGCTCGGCGAGCCTGGACCACGCGATGTGGTTCCACCGGCCGCCGCGGTTCGATGACTGGGTGCTCTATGTGAGCGAGAGCCCGGCAGCGCACGCGGCGCGGGCGATCATGATCGCCGGGATGTACGACCGCTCAGGGACGCGGATTGCGACGGTCGCGCAGGAGGGGCTTTTCCGGGCGCCGCGCGAGGGGTAG
- a CDS encoding DUF2277 domain-containing protein codes for MCRSIRTLRGQEPPATDEEVRAAALQYVRKVSGYRQPSQRNAAAFEDAVAAVAAATARLLAALEAGRGDRDAGSR; via the coding sequence GTGTGCCGAAGCATCCGGACCCTGCGGGGACAGGAGCCGCCGGCGACTGACGAGGAGGTGCGGGCGGCTGCGCTCCAGTACGTGCGCAAGGTGAGCGGCTACCGCCAGCCATCGCAGCGGAATGCGGCGGCGTTCGAGGACGCGGTGGCGGCGGTGGCGGCGGCGACGGCGCGGCTGCTCGCGGCGCTCGAGGCCGGGCGGGGAGACCGGGACGCCGGCAGCCGGTAG
- a CDS encoding LLM class flavin-dependent oxidoreductase codes for MKFHWFHLMPYPYLPDDFKERYRSVWVDVPYSLFDPVKGHHVYNEYLDELEYAERCGFDGICCNEHHSNAYGLMPSPNLIAAALARRTSRAGLVVLGNSIALYNPPLRVAEEFAMLDVISGGRLVAGFPVGTSMDTNFAYGMTPATLRERYYENHDFILQAWTNTETFHFNGKYNQVRYVNPWPRPLQQPHPPIWIPGGGSLETWDWTTEKDYLYCYLSYFGYLRGKSVMDQYWARVDELGGEFNPYRAGFLQLVCVAESDAEAERLYSEHVDYFYNRCLHVYAGFADAPGYRTLRTVKAGITAQVGAQASAQRAGLTWADFVKQGYVIAGSPESVAQQMEEVIRGLKVGHLMCLMQIGNMPREKVLYNTKLFAEKVMPKLRGIWSEYEDRWWIRPLPEEQRAKPAEWREAVGV; via the coding sequence ATGAAGTTCCACTGGTTCCACCTGATGCCGTACCCGTACCTGCCGGACGACTTTAAGGAGCGGTACCGGAGCGTCTGGGTCGACGTTCCGTACTCGCTGTTCGATCCGGTGAAGGGGCACCACGTCTACAACGAGTACCTCGACGAGCTCGAGTACGCGGAGCGGTGCGGGTTCGACGGGATCTGCTGCAATGAGCACCACTCGAACGCATACGGGCTGATGCCGAGCCCGAACCTGATTGCGGCGGCGCTGGCGCGGCGCACCTCGCGGGCTGGGCTGGTGGTGCTGGGGAACTCGATTGCGCTGTACAACCCGCCGCTCCGGGTGGCGGAGGAGTTTGCGATGCTCGACGTCATCTCGGGCGGGCGGCTGGTAGCCGGCTTCCCGGTGGGGACGAGCATGGACACGAACTTCGCCTACGGGATGACGCCGGCGACGCTGCGGGAGCGATACTACGAGAACCACGACTTCATCCTGCAGGCGTGGACGAACACGGAGACGTTCCACTTCAACGGGAAGTACAACCAGGTGCGGTATGTGAATCCGTGGCCGCGGCCGCTGCAGCAGCCGCACCCGCCGATCTGGATCCCGGGCGGCGGCTCGCTGGAGACGTGGGACTGGACGACGGAGAAGGACTACCTCTACTGCTACCTTTCGTACTTCGGCTACCTGCGCGGCAAGAGCGTGATGGACCAGTACTGGGCGCGGGTGGATGAGCTGGGCGGGGAGTTCAATCCGTACCGGGCGGGTTTTTTGCAGCTGGTCTGCGTGGCGGAGAGCGACGCGGAGGCGGAGCGGCTGTACAGCGAGCACGTGGACTACTTCTACAACCGGTGCCTGCACGTCTACGCGGGGTTTGCGGATGCGCCGGGCTACCGGACGCTGCGGACGGTGAAGGCCGGGATCACGGCCCAGGTGGGCGCGCAGGCGAGCGCACAGCGTGCGGGGCTTACCTGGGCGGACTTCGTGAAGCAGGGGTACGTGATTGCGGGCAGCCCGGAGAGCGTTGCGCAGCAGATGGAGGAGGTTATCAGGGGGCTGAAGGTCGGTCACCTGATGTGCCTGATGCAGATCGGGAACATGCCGCGGGAGAAGGTGCTCTACAACACGAAGCTGTTCGCGGAGAAGGTGATGCCGAAGCTGCGCGGCATCTGGAGCGAGTACGAGGACCGCTGGTGGATCCGGCCGCTGCCGGAGGAGCAGCGGGCGAAGCCGGCGGAGTGGCGGGAGGCGGTGGGGGTGTAG